In a single window of the uncultured Dysgonomonas sp. genome:
- a CDS encoding two-component regulator propeller domain-containing protein, which produces MKKSILLSILIYFISIYSILAQQFEFSHLNNTNGLSNNQAESLFRDSRGFMWFGTNMGLNRYDGVNFKVYTNIKNDPNSPLYDRIIDIQEDIDGNLWLKESSYIVYNWKTESFINNVDSLLGKMGLEAGPSIIELDDKKDFYIAYPDKGIFKYDIATHQVTAFPQSSDVNALDQSRIADIKIKGNFIWVLHANGLVERLNIQTGKVDIRNTFFKENYQNSTILKSIYIDSDNDLWIYPSIDDRGVAYFSPKENQWTLLDTKSKVALSSSFIRCVGQDAGGSIWIGTDHGGVNIYDKKKKEITVVKNDIYNNNSISQNSIISIFCEADGTVWVGTYKNGISYYHPNLFKFKKSPLFYTFNKNAETFDCNSLYKNKNGDLWIGTNGRGLVKYNDATGSIQTFRYNPNDAGSISSDIITSVFEDHAQILWIGTFLGGLNAYNGREFKRYQVDEDNPNSLSSKSVFGLAEDDENNLWIATLGGGTDKLDVNRRTFTHHNLSNSKMLSDYVLSMFADPVKNIYLGTDRGLNFIDKDKKEITAYFSQNKLLDSLTNITINYQFVDSKGLVWIATDKGINIYDPHRHQFYYIMASNGLPSDEVVSLIEDNDGNVWAGTRNGLACIYCNFSDQILNYTITYFDVKDGLPSSVCNRNAIFKDKDGTIYIGSTNGYVAFNPREIVFNKNVPKARFTDLLITNQVIKPNVKYDGRVIIEKSIIDINEITLHHGETNFTILFSALNFIHPEKNKYKYMLEGLDNKWTEITNGIGAASYSNLNAGTYKLIVYASNDDNVWSAEPIVLKIEVQPPFWLSWWAYIIYIIVAAAIIRFFLKYKLNKQREEYEQAQKILEANKIHEVDELKFKFFTNISHEFKTPLTLILTPLEKLMKSPASDEQKATMNIMHKNAQNLLQMVNEILDFRKFDLNKMNLNISRGNIIEFTKDICQSFSSLAAEKSIKLTFTTYLQELQMEFDKEKMNKIITNLISNAFKYTEEGHIDVSIGVSELMQSNETSATKQLTIRVSDTGVGMEPEYLDRIFDRFFRIEKADKNTPSGTGVGLHLVSEYVKLHGGEIEVESTVDKGSVFIILLPINNSTYKELSSQDVIHSGDPGEAERGKNETKSVQRANLPLLLIVDDNEDFCEFITGLFIDNYNIVTANDGEEGLRIVLDQLPDIILCDVMMPKMDGYEFCRQVKGDIRTSHIPIILLTAKSSEENRYSGIEAGADDYIAKPFNIDMLTLKIAKIIEKQKKQQSSFKKKNDVAPSDIEITSMDEKFVQKAIAIVEQNIGNADFLVEDLCKEMGMSRVYFYKKTLALTDKTPSEFIRFIRLKRAADLLEKSQMFVNEIAFQVGFNDPKYFRKYFKEEFGVTPNEYKKNESK; this is translated from the coding sequence ATGAAGAAATCTATATTATTATCTATACTTATTTATTTTATATCTATATATAGTATCCTCGCTCAGCAATTCGAGTTTTCTCACCTTAATAATACAAATGGCTTATCTAATAACCAAGCCGAATCTCTATTCAGAGATAGTCGCGGATTCATGTGGTTTGGTACCAATATGGGACTGAATAGGTATGATGGTGTAAATTTTAAAGTTTATACAAATATAAAAAACGACCCCAATAGCCCCTTGTATGATAGGATTATAGATATACAGGAAGATATCGATGGCAATCTGTGGCTTAAAGAAAGCAGCTATATTGTTTACAATTGGAAAACAGAATCGTTTATCAATAATGTTGATTCTTTATTAGGTAAGATGGGGTTAGAGGCGGGACCTTCTATAATAGAACTGGATGATAAGAAAGATTTTTATATCGCTTATCCTGATAAAGGAATATTCAAATATGATATTGCTACGCATCAGGTGACGGCTTTTCCTCAATCATCAGATGTTAATGCTCTGGATCAGTCTCGAATAGCAGACATTAAGATTAAAGGAAATTTCATCTGGGTATTACACGCTAATGGGCTTGTAGAACGACTGAACATACAAACGGGTAAAGTGGATATCCGGAATACATTCTTCAAAGAGAATTATCAGAATTCTACGATACTGAAATCCATTTATATAGATTCTGACAACGATCTGTGGATATATCCCAGTATAGACGACAGAGGTGTGGCCTATTTCAGCCCGAAAGAAAATCAATGGACACTACTTGATACTAAAAGTAAAGTTGCCCTGTCGAGCAGTTTTATAAGATGTGTAGGACAGGATGCCGGCGGTTCTATATGGATAGGTACTGATCATGGCGGGGTTAATATTTATGATAAGAAGAAAAAAGAAATAACAGTAGTAAAGAATGATATATACAATAACAACTCCATTAGCCAGAATTCGATAATAAGCATTTTTTGCGAGGCGGATGGTACTGTCTGGGTGGGGACATACAAGAACGGGATATCATACTATCACCCTAACTTGTTTAAATTCAAGAAATCACCTTTATTCTATACATTTAATAAGAATGCCGAAACCTTCGATTGCAACAGTTTGTATAAGAATAAAAATGGGGATTTGTGGATAGGGACAAATGGCCGGGGACTTGTTAAATATAATGATGCTACAGGAAGTATACAAACCTTCCGCTATAATCCCAATGATGCCGGCAGCATATCGTCTGATATAATTACTTCGGTATTCGAAGATCATGCTCAGATTCTTTGGATAGGTACATTCTTAGGTGGGTTGAATGCATATAACGGTAGAGAATTTAAGAGATATCAGGTAGATGAAGATAATCCAAATTCATTATCAAGCAAGAGTGTATTTGGTTTGGCCGAAGATGATGAGAATAATCTGTGGATAGCGACTTTAGGTGGTGGAACTGACAAATTGGACGTTAATCGACGTACTTTCACACATCATAATTTAAGTAACAGTAAAATGCTTTCGGACTATGTTTTGTCCATGTTTGCAGACCCGGTGAAAAATATTTATCTAGGTACCGACAGGGGGCTTAATTTTATAGACAAAGATAAGAAAGAGATTACTGCATACTTTTCTCAAAACAAGCTTTTGGATTCCCTGACTAATATAACAATCAATTATCAATTTGTCGATTCAAAAGGATTGGTTTGGATAGCTACCGATAAAGGTATAAATATTTATGATCCTCACAGGCATCAATTTTATTATATAATGGCGAGTAATGGTTTGCCAAGTGATGAGGTGGTATCGCTTATAGAGGATAATGACGGGAATGTATGGGCTGGTACACGTAATGGATTGGCTTGTATCTATTGTAATTTTTCGGATCAGATACTTAATTATACAATTACTTATTTTGATGTAAAAGACGGCTTGCCAAGTTCTGTTTGTAATCGTAATGCTATATTCAAGGACAAAGACGGTACCATATATATAGGAAGTACAAATGGTTATGTTGCTTTTAACCCCCGAGAAATCGTTTTTAACAAGAATGTTCCTAAAGCCCGCTTTACGGATTTGCTGATTACCAATCAGGTGATAAAACCCAACGTGAAATATGACGGACGTGTTATTATTGAAAAATCTATCATAGATATTAATGAGATAACCCTGCATCACGGAGAAACGAATTTTACAATCCTGTTTTCAGCGCTTAATTTTATTCATCCCGAAAAAAATAAATATAAATACATGCTTGAGGGGCTTGATAATAAGTGGACGGAAATAACAAACGGTATAGGAGCTGCCTCATATTCCAACCTGAATGCAGGTACTTATAAACTTATAGTATATGCGAGCAACGATGATAATGTATGGTCTGCAGAACCTATTGTATTGAAGATAGAGGTACAGCCTCCCTTTTGGCTATCGTGGTGGGCGTATATCATTTACATTATTGTGGCTGCGGCTATAATTCGTTTTTTCCTTAAATATAAGCTCAATAAGCAAAGGGAAGAGTACGAGCAGGCACAGAAGATTCTCGAAGCCAATAAAATACATGAAGTGGATGAACTGAAATTTAAATTCTTCACCAATATAAGCCATGAGTTTAAAACCCCGTTGACACTCATTCTCACCCCACTGGAGAAACTAATGAAATCTCCTGCATCGGATGAGCAAAAAGCGACGATGAATATTATGCACAAAAATGCACAGAACTTATTGCAAATGGTGAATGAGATTCTCGATTTCAGAAAGTTCGACCTGAATAAAATGAACCTCAATATATCGCGTGGCAATATTATTGAATTCACAAAAGATATTTGCCAGTCTTTTTCTTCCCTTGCTGCAGAGAAGTCTATAAAATTGACTTTCACAACTTATTTGCAGGAGTTACAGATGGAGTTTGACAAAGAAAAGATGAATAAGATAATTACGAACCTCATATCCAATGCTTTTAAATATACAGAAGAAGGACATATAGATGTCAGTATAGGTGTATCAGAATTGATGCAGAGTAATGAAACCTCTGCTACAAAACAATTGACAATCAGGGTGTCAGATACAGGGGTTGGGATGGAACCAGAATATCTTGATAGAATATTTGACCGTTTTTTCAGAATTGAAAAAGCCGATAAGAATACCCCGTCTGGAACAGGTGTCGGTTTGCATCTGGTGAGTGAATATGTGAAATTGCATGGAGGAGAAATAGAAGTGGAAAGTACAGTGGATAAAGGCTCTGTTTTTATAATCCTGTTACCTATCAATAATTCTACTTATAAAGAACTGAGTAGTCAGGATGTTATACATTCAGGCGATCCCGGAGAAGCGGAAAGAGGTAAGAATGAAACGAAATCTGTTCAGAGGGCAAATTTACCATTATTACTGATTGTAGATGATAATGAAGATTTTTGTGAGTTTATAACTGGTTTGTTCATTGATAACTACAATATAGTTACTGCCAATGATGGAGAAGAAGGCCTACGTATCGTCCTCGACCAGCTACCTGATATTATACTCTGCGATGTAATGATGCCAAAAATGGATGGTTACGAATTTTGCAGGCAGGTAAAGGGGGATATACGCACATCCCATATTCCGATTATATTGCTTACAGCCAAGTCGTCGGAAGAGAATCGCTATTCGGGTATAGAAGCCGGAGCTGACGATTATATAGCCAAGCCTTTCAATATAGATATGCTGACTCTGAAAATAGCTAAGATAATAGAGAAACAAAAGAAGCAACAAAGCAGCTTCAAGAAAAAAAACGATGTAGCACCGAGCGATATCGAGATAACCTCTATGGATGAGAAATTCGTACAAAAGGCGATAGCTATAGTGGAACAGAATATAGGTAATGCCGATTTTCTGGTTGAAGATCTGTGTAAGGAGATGGGGATGAGCCGTGTATATTTCTATAAAAAGACTCTTGCTCTGACGGACAAAACTCCATCTGAATTTATTCGTTTTATCCGTTTGAAACGAGCGGCTGATTTGCTCGAAAAGAGTCAGATGTTTGTAAACGAGATTGCATTTCAGGTGGGATTTAATGATCCGAAGTATTTCCGTAAATATTTTAAGGAAGAATTCGGGGTAACACCTAATGAGTATAAGAAGAATGAATCCAAGTGA
- a CDS encoding TIM-barrel domain-containing protein, which produces MRKIQLVLASLLSVLLLTNCQSGPYKKTNDGVIVTLKTEDANSTKHVRLQIINDDIIRVSATPANNFPENKSLVTIYDKTKTEGWDVSEQDGNVILKTATTIASVSLATGEVSFSDINGNLILTENKGGGKTFSDIEVEGKKAYTMQQVFESPADEAFYGLGQHQADEYNYKGKNEVLFQYNTKVSVPFVLSSKNYGILWDNYSLTKFGDPRDYADLDQFKLYDKTGKEGGLTATYMVNGDTRQIFTERSESQIDYENLETIKKFPQDFPFYNSRITWEGEIEAKETGKYHFILYYAGYTTIYMDEEVLVPERWRTAWNPNSYKFTVDMKAGEKRKLKLDWKPDGGISYIGLKALSPRTEEEQNKLSLWSEMGDQIDYYFIRGNDADDVIKGYRTITGKSQVMPKWAMGYWQSRERYKTADELLTAVNEYRKRNIPLDNIVLDWSYWPQDAWGSHDFDPARFPDPKGMIDSVHAMDARIMISVWPKFYYTTDNYKAFDEKGWMFNRAVKDSIRDWIGTGYIAGFYDAYSEGARKMFWDQMNEKLYSKGIDAWWMDASEPDILSNASMQYRKDLMTPTALGSSTEYFNAYALANAMAIYDGQRSVKPNDRVFLLTRSGFAGTQRYSTATWSGDIGTRWEDMKAQISAGLNFAMSGIPYWTMDIGGFCVEKRYEEAKEGSEDLKEWRELNTRWFQFGAFCPLFRSHGQFPTREIYNLAPENHPAYKSMVYYTKLRYQMMPYIYSLAGMTYFNDYTIMRALVMDFGKDIKTHNISDQYMFGPDIMVCPVYTYKTTSRNVYFPANTNWYDFESNKYIAGGQTLNVSAPYERIPLYIKEGTILPMGKDIQTTKEIQKDLTLKVYTGANGEFTLYEDEGVNYNYEKDAYSTIKFTYDEAAKTLSIGDAKGEYEGMPKERMFRVEWITKDGKTSVSEIKYTGKANEIKMAQ; this is translated from the coding sequence ATGAGAAAAATTCAACTCGTACTTGCGAGCCTTTTGTCAGTATTATTACTTACTAACTGCCAGAGCGGACCTTACAAGAAAACAAACGATGGGGTAATAGTAACATTAAAGACGGAAGACGCTAACTCTACAAAACATGTCAGGTTACAAATTATCAACGACGATATCATTCGTGTATCGGCGACACCGGCTAACAATTTCCCGGAGAATAAGAGCCTTGTTACAATATATGATAAAACAAAAACTGAAGGTTGGGATGTTTCGGAACAAGATGGAAATGTTATTCTAAAAACCGCTACTACTATTGCATCCGTATCGCTGGCTACAGGTGAAGTATCATTTTCCGATATAAATGGCAACCTAATCCTTACCGAGAATAAAGGTGGAGGTAAAACTTTCTCTGATATCGAGGTAGAAGGCAAAAAAGCCTATACCATGCAGCAGGTATTCGAATCGCCGGCCGATGAAGCTTTCTACGGACTAGGACAACATCAGGCTGATGAATACAATTATAAGGGAAAGAATGAAGTTCTTTTCCAATACAATACAAAGGTATCGGTACCTTTTGTTTTATCAAGCAAAAATTACGGCATACTATGGGACAATTACTCTCTTACAAAGTTTGGCGACCCGCGCGACTATGCAGATTTAGACCAGTTTAAATTATATGATAAAACCGGTAAAGAAGGCGGACTCACTGCCACATATATGGTAAACGGGGATACAAGACAAATATTTACAGAAAGAAGCGAGTCACAGATTGATTATGAAAATCTGGAAACAATAAAGAAATTCCCTCAAGACTTTCCTTTCTATAATTCCCGTATCACATGGGAAGGCGAAATTGAAGCCAAAGAAACAGGTAAATACCATTTCATACTCTATTATGCAGGTTACACTACTATATATATGGACGAAGAAGTACTCGTACCCGAAAGATGGCGTACAGCATGGAATCCCAATAGTTACAAATTCACAGTGGATATGAAAGCAGGTGAAAAACGTAAATTGAAGCTGGACTGGAAACCTGATGGCGGTATATCATATATAGGACTGAAAGCATTAAGTCCTAGAACGGAAGAAGAACAGAACAAATTGTCTCTATGGTCGGAAATGGGGGATCAGATAGACTATTATTTCATCCGCGGAAACGATGCAGACGATGTTATAAAAGGATACCGTACCATCACAGGCAAGTCGCAGGTAATGCCTAAATGGGCTATGGGTTATTGGCAAAGCCGTGAACGTTATAAGACTGCTGATGAATTACTGACTGCCGTAAACGAATACCGCAAAAGAAATATACCACTGGATAATATTGTACTGGACTGGTCTTATTGGCCACAGGATGCATGGGGAAGCCACGATTTTGATCCGGCACGTTTTCCTGACCCTAAAGGCATGATAGACAGTGTACACGCTATGGATGCCCGCATTATGATATCAGTGTGGCCTAAATTCTATTATACTACAGACAATTATAAAGCTTTCGACGAAAAAGGATGGATGTTCAATCGCGCTGTGAAAGATAGTATCCGCGACTGGATAGGCACAGGTTATATTGCCGGATTCTATGATGCATACAGCGAAGGGGCACGCAAAATGTTCTGGGATCAGATGAATGAAAAACTATATTCGAAAGGTATAGATGCCTGGTGGATGGATGCTTCCGAACCGGATATTCTATCCAATGCAAGCATGCAATACCGAAAAGATCTGATGACACCTACAGCATTGGGTTCATCTACTGAATATTTTAATGCATACGCATTGGCAAATGCCATGGCTATATACGACGGTCAGCGCTCGGTAAAACCAAACGATCGTGTATTCTTACTTACCCGCTCAGGCTTTGCAGGCACACAACGCTATTCTACGGCAACATGGAGCGGTGATATAGGTACACGCTGGGAAGATATGAAGGCGCAGATATCTGCGGGACTTAATTTTGCCATGTCGGGTATTCCGTACTGGACGATGGATATAGGCGGATTCTGTGTTGAGAAACGTTACGAAGAGGCTAAAGAAGGCTCTGAAGACCTCAAAGAATGGAGGGAACTGAATACCCGCTGGTTTCAGTTCGGAGCATTCTGCCCATTATTCCGCAGTCATGGACAGTTCCCTACCCGCGAAATATACAACCTCGCACCGGAAAACCATCCTGCATACAAGAGTATGGTTTACTATACTAAACTGCGTTACCAAATGATGCCATACATCTATTCATTGGCTGGGATGACATACTTCAACGACTACACAATTATGAGAGCTTTGGTTATGGACTTTGGCAAAGATATCAAAACCCATAATATAAGCGATCAGTATATGTTTGGCCCCGATATAATGGTATGCCCGGTATATACTTATAAAACTACATCGCGTAATGTATACTTCCCAGCTAATACTAATTGGTACGACTTCGAATCAAACAAGTATATAGCAGGAGGACAAACTCTGAATGTTTCCGCTCCATACGAACGCATCCCTCTATATATAAAAGAAGGAACTATTCTACCTATGGGTAAAGATATACAAACCACGAAGGAAATACAGAAAGATCTTACCCTGAAAGTTTATACGGGTGCAAACGGAGAATTTACCTTATATGAAGATGAAGGCGTAAATTATAACTACGAAAAAGACGCATACTCGACCATCAAATTCACATATGACGAAGCGGCCAAAACACTTTCTATAGGCGATGCAAAAGGCGAATATGAAGGCATGCCTAAGGAACGGATGTTCCGTGTAGAATGGATTACTAAAGATGGTAAAACATCTGTTTCGGAAATAAAATATACAGGAAAAGCAAATGAGATAAAAATGGCACAATAA
- a CDS encoding glycoside hydrolase family 95 protein has product MKKVLLALVCIFCSCITLLSQNKWQYYFNEPASAWEESIPLGNGRIGMMPWGGVDKERIVLNEISLWSGNKQDADNPDAYRHLGEIRKLLFEKKNREAQELMYKTFTCKGEGGSGAGYGKYENFGNLYIDLTYPDASATVFDYRRTLDMNNALSDVTYTKGGIKYTREYFTSFIDDIGIARYSADKSKALNMRISLGRDENYETYASGPVLYIFGQLSAGEGKEGMKYLGMVKVEHKGGKLFTNARDIEIKNADEVTLSISLATNYNGVEREKLAANLLNKLKGNYKTRKQKHIEKYQNLFKRVDFTLSKNKNSDLPINRRLEAFVNDRTDYDLAALYMQYGRYLLISSTREGGLPPNLQGLWAPQIHTPWNGDYHLNINLQMNLWPAEVCNLSELHLPTIEYVKSLTELGHKTAKIYYNSDGWVTHILGNVWGFTSPGESPSWGATNTSGAWMCQHLWEHYLYSQDVEYLKSVYPTMKGAALFFENMLVEDPNNGYLVTAPTTSPENSYITESGDILSVCAGSTMDNQIVRELFTNVSQAAKILNTDAQWIESIETKKQRLAPTTIGKYGQIMEWLEDYEEAEIHHRHVSQLYGLHPGYELTYEKTPELMEAAKTTLERRGDESTGWSMAWKINFWARLKDGDRTYKLIGDLLKPAGKGHGTYPNLFSAHPPMQIDGNFGGCAGIAEMLVQSHAGYIELLPSVPDGWKDGSVKGLKVRGGGEVSFAWKDGKVINVDFVARAANTFAFKLADDKMDVSGTKDYKTENGKLILHLKKGEIVRISKLP; this is encoded by the coding sequence ATGAAAAAAGTATTATTGGCTTTAGTCTGTATTTTCTGTTCCTGCATCACTCTTCTTTCGCAAAATAAATGGCAATATTATTTTAACGAGCCGGCTTCTGCATGGGAGGAGTCTATTCCGTTGGGTAATGGGCGTATAGGGATGATGCCTTGGGGAGGAGTAGACAAGGAACGTATCGTATTGAACGAAATATCCCTTTGGTCTGGAAATAAACAGGATGCCGATAATCCGGATGCCTATAGACATCTTGGCGAAATAAGAAAGCTCCTTTTCGAAAAGAAAAACCGTGAGGCGCAGGAGTTAATGTACAAAACCTTTACATGTAAAGGTGAAGGAGGGAGTGGCGCGGGTTATGGTAAATATGAAAATTTTGGGAATCTCTACATAGATCTTACTTATCCAGATGCATCTGCAACAGTTTTTGATTACAGACGGACGTTGGATATGAATAATGCCTTATCGGATGTTACTTATACAAAAGGGGGGATTAAATATACTAGGGAATATTTTACCTCTTTTATAGATGATATAGGAATAGCCAGATATAGTGCCGACAAATCGAAGGCTCTGAATATGCGTATCTCTCTCGGCCGTGACGAAAATTATGAAACATATGCCAGTGGTCCGGTTCTTTACATATTTGGTCAATTGTCAGCAGGCGAAGGCAAAGAGGGTATGAAATATCTGGGAATGGTAAAAGTAGAGCATAAGGGAGGAAAACTCTTTACCAATGCCAGGGATATAGAAATTAAAAATGCCGATGAGGTAACTCTTTCCATTTCTCTGGCAACCAACTACAATGGAGTAGAACGTGAAAAACTTGCAGCTAATCTATTAAATAAATTAAAAGGTAACTATAAAACCCGGAAACAAAAACACATCGAAAAATATCAAAACCTGTTTAAACGAGTAGACTTTACATTAAGTAAAAATAAAAATTCAGACCTGCCTATAAACAGAAGATTGGAAGCTTTTGTAAATGATCGCACCGATTACGATTTAGCAGCCTTGTATATGCAATACGGACGCTATCTGCTTATCTCATCTACACGTGAAGGCGGATTGCCTCCGAACCTGCAAGGACTATGGGCACCACAAATACATACACCCTGGAATGGAGACTACCATTTGAATATAAATCTGCAAATGAATCTTTGGCCTGCTGAAGTTTGTAATCTCTCCGAATTACATCTACCCACTATCGAATATGTAAAATCATTAACAGAACTCGGGCATAAAACTGCAAAAATATATTATAACAGCGATGGTTGGGTAACTCATATACTAGGTAATGTGTGGGGCTTCACTTCTCCGGGCGAGAGTCCGTCCTGGGGGGCGACCAATACTTCGGGGGCCTGGATGTGCCAGCATTTGTGGGAGCATTACCTCTATTCGCAGGATGTGGAATATCTGAAATCCGTATATCCTACAATGAAAGGTGCTGCTCTATTTTTCGAAAATATGTTGGTCGAAGACCCGAATAACGGCTATTTGGTAACCGCTCCGACCACTTCTCCCGAAAACTCTTATATAACTGAATCCGGCGATATACTGAGCGTTTGCGCAGGTTCTACAATGGATAATCAGATTGTGCGTGAACTGTTTACGAATGTATCCCAAGCCGCAAAGATACTGAATACGGATGCACAATGGATAGAATCCATAGAAACAAAAAAACAAAGGCTCGCGCCTACCACTATTGGCAAATACGGGCAGATAATGGAGTGGCTCGAAGATTATGAAGAAGCTGAGATACATCACCGCCATGTATCGCAACTCTATGGCTTGCATCCCGGTTATGAACTTACATACGAAAAAACACCTGAATTGATGGAAGCTGCAAAGACGACGCTCGAACGCCGTGGCGACGAATCTACGGGCTGGTCTATGGCATGGAAGATAAATTTTTGGGCGCGGCTCAAAGATGGAGATCGAACTTATAAGCTGATTGGTGATCTGCTGAAACCCGCAGGTAAAGGGCATGGTACATATCCAAACCTTTTCAGTGCACATCCGCCAATGCAGATAGATGGCAATTTTGGAGGTTGTGCGGGTATAGCCGAGATGCTGGTACAGAGCCATGCCGGATATATTGAGCTGTTGCCTTCCGTTCCTGACGGTTGGAAAGACGGTAGTGTGAAAGGCTTGAAAGTAAGGGGTGGGGGAGAAGTATCTTTTGCATGGAAAGATGGAAAAGTTATTAATGTTGATTTCGTTGCCCGGGCTGCAAATACATTTGCTTTTAAACTTGCAGACGATAAGATGGATGTATCAGGGACAAAAGACTATAAAACAGAGAACGGTAAATTAATTCTTCATCTGAAAAAAGGGGAAATAGTCAGAATATCGAAATTACCATAA